The Staphylococcus saprophyticus subsp. saprophyticus ATCC 15305 = NCTC 7292 genome contains the following window.
TAGTTATCCAAATGGGTAGTGATACCATAGATGAAACAATACCAAGGATAAGAAATAGTGTTGATATAATAGGCTTACTAAACAAACGCCACTTTGTATTATTATTTTTATTACTGGATTGTAATGTAGCAGAATAACCGATTTTAGAAACTTCTTTTTCAATATTTTTAGTTTGATTGCCTTCAAAATCAATCTGCATTTTTCCAGTTGAAAAACTAACTTGTGTGTCATTTACATAGGGTAAATTGTTCAAATGTTTTTCAATACTTTTAGCACAACTACCACAATCCATACCTTCTATTGAAAATATTGTATAGTTTTGATTGCTATCATTTTCTTCGATACCATAACCCAATTTTTTTAGTGTTTGAGTCACTTGATTAATACTACTTTGAGATTTTAGTCCAACGCTTAATTTACTTGTAGAAAAATTAACTTTAGGATTAGTTACATCGTCTAAAGGTCTTAACGCTTTTTCAATGGTTATTGCACATGAACTACAATCCATACCTGTTACTTTAAAATTATAATTTGAAAATGGGGTGGCTACTTCATCGTCTTCTTCAGAACTATTACTCATAGCATTACATGAAATGTTATGAGTTGAATCGATGCTTTCACCGTTATTTGTACAGCATTCGTCATTTTGATTTGCTACCTTAGGCTCATTACTACAACACTTATTTTCGTTAACTGAGTTACTTGTACAACAAGTATTAGATTCAGCTTTATTATTACAGCAATTAGTACTCATTTAAGTCATCTTCTTTCGTTATATAGTATGATACTGGCAACTTTGAATATCATCTTCAGTATTTTCAACTACAGAATCAATAAGTTTAAGCAGTTCTAAAATTTGATTGTTTTTTATTTGGTAATAAACGTATTTACCTTCTTGTCTAGAATTAACCAAACCACACCCTTTGAGACAAGATAAATGTTGAGAAATACTAGATTGACTTATTTGAGATTGTTTAACAATCTCATTGACAGTCATTTCTTTCGATTTAAGTAGCTCTAATATCATCAAACGTACTTTATTAGAAAGACCATGTATAAAATGTGCTTTTAACTCAATATCATGCATTTAATCACCTCATATTACCTAAGACTAATATAAATAACATATTACCATTTGATAATATGTTATTCAATCCTTTTTATAATGTTAATTAGAATTTCGTTTGTCCTAATTAATTTTATTAGTTAGTCTGTAATTATTCTTTCTTAAGATACGTTCCTATATTCATTTGGTGTTAGTCCATCAAATTTTGGAACATATCTTTTATTCATATAATAATTAATATATTCACTGATGCCTGTTTCAAGATCTTCATATGTGCTGAATTGATTTCTATAGTAATATTCTGATTTTAACGTACCCCAAAAAGCTTCTATCGGTTGATTATCTAAACAACTTCCTGCTTTTGACATACTAATTTTTACGTTATGTGTATCTAAATAGTTCTTGTAATGTTTAGAAGTGTATTGAAAACCTCTGTCACTATGTAAAATTGTATTAGATGCATCATTATTTTGTAAGGCTAATTTCAATATGTCCATAACCAATTTTAAATCATTACGCTTACTCACTTTATAAACAATTATACTTAAATCATACCTATCAATTATAGCGCTAATATAAGCTTTTTGACCTTTTCCATAATTTAAGTAACTAATATCTGTAAACCATTTTTGATTTGGTTTATTGGCTTCAAAATTTCTATTCAATATATTTTCAGCTGTGAAATGTGGTTTGATTCTAGTCCAATTAGGACGTTTTTTTCTGATTTGTGCTTGTAAACCTAAAATTCGCATAATTCTTCTAATACATTTTATATTAACATTTAAATTGCACTCTCTTTTTAAAGCGTAATGTATCCTTACTACACCGAAGGTTTCTTTAGAGTTCTTAAATATACACTTAATTTCTTTTGCAATTAATTTAGAGCGTTTTTCATTATTAGAAATTTCTTTATTACACCATTTATAATAACCACTACGGCTGACTTCTAGACGCTCGCATAACATTTTAATACTGTAATTTTGTTCTCTGTTGAGCTCAAATATCATTTGATATAAATGTTCTTTATGACCTAATGAAAATGATTGTTTCGATACTTGAACTCTTGCCACTTTTTTACGATTGCTTTATCCATTTCTAAGTATTCTATTCTTGTTTTTAGTTTTTTATTTTCTAATTTTATTAGTTCTATTTCAGATAATTCTTGTTTTTTATTTTTTCCACGTTTATCTTTTAATCCATCTATACCATTCTTTTTATAGCTCTTCACCCAATGGTATATTTGATGGTAGGAAACACCATATTCCACGGAAGCCTCTTGATAGTTATAATTTTTAGCTATGACATTTTCAGTAATTTCAATACGTTCAGATAAAGTTGTTTTTCTTGATTTATTCATAGTGGAAAACCCTTTCCCTGTGTGCTTGTTAGATTTTCCCTTTTTATAATTTCTTAACCACAATTTTAAAACTGATATAGAGCTAATATTATACTTGTTAACAACTTTATACAGTGGAATATTCCTTTCTAACACATCTTCTATAGCTATTGCTTTAATCTCTGCAGAGTATTTATTTCTTTTACTAAAAGGTTTTAATCCATCTACACCATAAGCTTTATATCTTCTTACCCATTCTTGTAATGTAGCGCTAGAAACTCCATTGTTTTTTGCTGTACTATATCTAGATATATTTCCATCAACTATATCTTCAACTATTTTAATACGCTTTTCTAAAGGCATCTTATTTGTAGTCATAAAAAATACACTCCCCTAATTATAGTTCACTTTTTATATTTAAAGTGTCTACTTTTAGGGGAGTGTATCAAAAGTTGGGATGGTTATTTTTTATGGCTTGATTTAACAATTGTGATTGCTATACCTAACAAGGTAACGATGAATGTACCGAAACCTAACATTAAGTACGGCACTTCTACAATTGAAACCAAACAAGGCGTCTCCTTTCTAAAGATTTTGTCGGTACTTTCATAAGCACCACCTCACTTTATACTGATATTAGCCACCATCTATCCAACTTGCTCACCTTAATCTGCTTTCTTCAAATCTTTCCATTTCGCTTACTATCCCGCTTACATTAATACTATAAAAAAAGAACCTTGCAAGCGCAAGATTCTTAATTGAATAATATGTAATTTATTCTTTTAGTGTCCTGGGAGGGCTGCTATACAGCCCTTATTATCAGTTTTTGTAGCGTTTTAGTGCCATGCCAGTGCCATAAAAATATTGATTATATATTTCTTACATTTTAATGGTAGAAACTAGTTCGTTATCTTTAACGTTACTAAATCTATTATTGTGCAATTTTAAACACCTTGACAGATTCTTGTTATTACTTTTACGATTGTATATTGATGTTTAAAAGGACTTGTGGAATTACTGTTTTAAAAGACTTTTAAAATGTTATATTTCTATGAGCGTCTGCACTTTTTTAAATAATCTGTCTTTTTTTGCCCTAAAAAATATTCACCTATTCACTTAGGTGGGCTTTTCCATATTGGTATAGTTTTTCTGCATTCTTTAATGATAGATTGTCTAAATCACGTTTCCCGTTTCTTAAAGTAGAAATTATAGCTTGATTTATAAGTGTGTTCTTATATATTTGATAACCAGTTATCTCGCTTTCAATTAGTTTTTTGATTACCTGTTTGTATTCACTCATAATTATCACGCTCGTTTTTATTTAAATAGTGGAAGGTTAAGATAGCTAGTTTCCGCTAGCTAAAATCATTATATACTATTTATTTTTTGTGAAAAAATTTATGTTAAGTAAATTTACATAAAAATAACAGCCTGTGGGGGCAGACTGTTAAAAATATATCATTTTACAAAAGGTGAATTGCGCTAGTTTTTCACTAGCTAATTTTAATATACAATAATAAGAGTAATTAAAAAAATCTATGTCAACTTTAATAACAATAATAACTACTCAACGATATGCTCGGGCGGACTGATGTGTTTCCATAATAGCTCCCTTATTTTATCTCCACAATATCTTTTAAATTCAACACACTCATTCCAGTATCTTCATACATGTGTAGTGTTTTAGTATGCACGTCTACTTTATGAATATAACCTACTTTTGTTTTAATATATCCAGTTTCGAAGTAACGCAATTCAATTGATGGGTCATTATACATTTTGAAAATTAATGTGTTATTAAGGTCATTCAATTGATCGTCGTCTAATATCGGTCTATCAATCTTATTTTGATCTTGTATGTATTGTTCTAGTTGCTCGTATTGTTCGGGGAGTGTCTTGAAGGCTTGCCACTTAACGATGCCTCTACTTTCTGGTATATGTGAATTAAGATATTCTCTCGATATATTGCGATAATCAGTTTCGTATTTATATTCATCTGGTGCGTTAGGATTTATTATTTTCATATTATCACCTCAAAAAAATGGAATAGTTTTACTAGCTTCTATAATGTCCTTAGTAAAGAAAAATTGCTTGCCTTCACCAGTATAAGCTGGGTTTAAAACCATATTCGCTTTAGCATTATATAACCACTCTGGATTAATTCCAGAATTTAATATTTCTTGAAATTCTTGAAAATTTTTACTCCAATCTAAATTAGGTTTCATATAATCACCTCATGAATATAATAGAACACTTGTTCGCATATGTAAATAAAAAAATAACCTCCCAAAATTATCAGGGTGGTTATTTTTCTCTATGGTTACTTTCTAATTACTTTCATAATAAATGAAACTATAAATATTAAGGTTCTGTTGCAAAGTAAAAAAATATAGCTAACCACTAATTTATCATGTCAGTGTTCGCTTAACTTGCTAGCATGATGCTAATTTCTTGGCATGGCGAAAATCCGTAGATCTGAAGAGACCTGCGGTTCTTTTTATATAGAGCGTAAATACATTCAATACCTTTTAAAGTATTCTTTGCTGTATTGATACTTTGATACCTTGTCTTTCTTACTTTAATATGACGGTGATCTTGCTCAATGAGGTTATTCAGATATTTCGATGTACAATGACAGTCAGGTTTAAGTTTAAAAGCTTTAATTACTTTAGCCATTGCTACCTT
Protein-coding sequences here:
- a CDS encoding ArsR/SmtB family transcription factor — translated: MHDIELKAHFIHGLSNKVRLMILELLKSKEMTVNEIVKQSQISQSSISQHLSCLKGCGLVNSRQEGKYVYYQIKNNQILELLKLIDSVVENTEDDIQSCQYHTI
- a CDS encoding helix-turn-helix domain-containing protein, encoding MTTNKMPLEKRIKIVEDIVDGNISRYSTAKNNGVSSATLQEWVRRYKAYGVDGLKPFSKRNKYSAEIKAIAIEDVLERNIPLYKVVNKYNISSISVLKLWLRNYKKGKSNKHTGKGFSTMNKSRKTTLSERIEITENVIAKNYNYQEASVEYGVSYHQIYHWVKSYKKNGIDGLKDKRGKNKKQELSEIELIKLENKKLKTRIEYLEMDKAIVKKWQEFKYRNNHFH
- a CDS encoding IS3 family transposase — its product is MARVQVSKQSFSLGHKEHLYQMIFELNREQNYSIKMLCERLEVSRSGYYKWCNKEISNNEKRSKLIAKEIKCIFKNSKETFGVVRIHYALKRECNLNVNIKCIRRIMRILGLQAQIRKKRPNWTRIKPHFTAENILNRNFEANKPNQKWFTDISYLNYGKGQKAYISAIIDRYDLSIIVYKVSKRNDLKLVMDILKLALQNNDASNTILHSDRGFQYTSKHYKNYLDTHNVKISMSKAGSCLDNQPIEAFWGTLKSEYYYRNQFSTYEDLETGISEYINYYMNKRYVPKFDGLTPNEYRNVS
- a CDS encoding putative holin-like toxin translates to MVSIVEVPYLMLGFGTFIVTLLGIAITIVKSSHKK
- a CDS encoding YolD-like family protein; its protein translation is MKIINPNAPDEYKYETDYRNISREYLNSHIPESRGIVKWQAFKTLPEQYEQLEQYIQDQNKIDRPILDDDQLNDLNNTLIFKMYNDPSIELRYFETGYIKTKVGYIHKVDVHTKTLHMYEDTGMSVLNLKDIVEIK